A portion of the Malania oleifera isolate guangnan ecotype guangnan chromosome 3, ASM2987363v1, whole genome shotgun sequence genome contains these proteins:
- the LOC131150345 gene encoding protein FAR1-RELATED SEQUENCE 5-like isoform X1 — protein sequence MLLPILFSSTFPMASTSGEGFNSNRIYRQWLAETFDGQEAAEDELSDTLDGNNGVIQPSVEHLPLEPFIGMEFDSAEDAREFYEMYGRRMGFTIRNNRTRRSLKDNSIIGREFVCSKEGFRAEKNANRKNIFFPLRPATREGCNAMLRITAKNGGKWVIYGFIKEHNHELNPKKLPPRRSHRIAFSEDEKDLKIRELSTELHRERKKSAAYQEQLRTVLQYIEEHTQQLSLKVEVIANNLREFESEEQNSVCSD from the exons ATGCTGTTACCTATCTTATTTTCTAGTACTTTCCCAATGGCAAGCACATCTGGCGAAGGTTTTAACTCAAACAGAATCTATAGGCAGTGGCTAGCTGAAACTTTCGATGGGCAGGAAGCAGCAGAAGATGAGCTATCAGATACTCTGGATGGAAATAATGGTGTGATTCAGCCATCTGTTGAACATTTACCTCTTGAACCATTCATTGGCATGGAGTTTGATTCAGCAGAGGATGCTAGAGAATTTTATGAGATGTATGGTAGGCGAATGGGCTTTACCATACGGAATAATCGTACTAGGCGTTCACTTAAAGACAACTCAATAATTGGTCGTGAGTTCGTTTGTTCAAAAGAAGGTTTTCGTGCAGAAAAGAATGCAAacagaaaaaacatatttttcccATTGAGACCTGCCACCAGAGAGGGATGCAACGCAATGTTAAGAATAACTGCCAAGAATGGGGGAAAGTGGGTTATCTATGGTTTTATAAAGGAGCATAATCATGAGCTGAATCCTAAAAAATTACCGCCTCGAAGGTCACATAGAATTGCATTCTCTGAG GATGAGAAGGATTTGAAAATCCGAGAACTGTCCACAGAGTTGCACCGTGAGAGAAAAAAATCTGCAGCTTACCAAGAGCAACTACGGACGGTTTTACAGTATATTGAGGAACACACACAACAACTGTCTTTGAAGGTTGAAGTCATAGCTAACAACTTAAGAGAATTTGAATCTGAAGAGCAGAATAGTGTGTGCTCTGACTAG
- the LOC131150345 gene encoding protein FAR1-RELATED SEQUENCE 5-like isoform X3, giving the protein MLLPILFSSTFPMASTSGEGFNSNRIYRQWLAETFDGQEAAEDELSDTLDGNNGVIQPSVEHLPLEPFIGMEFDSAEDAREFYEMYGRRMGFTIRNNRTRRSLKDNSIIGREFVCSKEGFRAEKNANRKNIFFPLRPATREGCNAMLRITAKNGGKWVIYGFIKEHNHELNPKKLPPRRSHRIAFSEVVIGH; this is encoded by the exons ATGCTGTTACCTATCTTATTTTCTAGTACTTTCCCAATGGCAAGCACATCTGGCGAAGGTTTTAACTCAAACAGAATCTATAGGCAGTGGCTAGCTGAAACTTTCGATGGGCAGGAAGCAGCAGAAGATGAGCTATCAGATACTCTGGATGGAAATAATGGTGTGATTCAGCCATCTGTTGAACATTTACCTCTTGAACCATTCATTGGCATGGAGTTTGATTCAGCAGAGGATGCTAGAGAATTTTATGAGATGTATGGTAGGCGAATGGGCTTTACCATACGGAATAATCGTACTAGGCGTTCACTTAAAGACAACTCAATAATTGGTCGTGAGTTCGTTTGTTCAAAAGAAGGTTTTCGTGCAGAAAAGAATGCAAacagaaaaaacatatttttcccATTGAGACCTGCCACCAGAGAGGGATGCAACGCAATGTTAAGAATAACTGCCAAGAATGGGGGAAAGTGGGTTATCTATGGTTTTATAAAGGAGCATAATCATGAGCTGAATCCTAAAAAATTACCGCCTCGAAGGTCACATAGAATTGCATTCTCTGAG GTGGTTATTGGGCATTGA
- the LOC131150345 gene encoding protein FAR1-RELATED SEQUENCE 5-like isoform X4 yields MASTSGEGFNSNRIYRQWLAETFDGQEAAEDELSDTLDGNNGVIQPSVEHLPLEPFIGMEFDSAEDAREFYEMYGRRMGFTIRNNRTRRSLKDNSIIGREFVCSKEGFRAEKNANRKNIFFPLRPATREGCNAMLRITAKNGGKWVIYGFIKEHNHELNPKKLPPRRSHRIAFSEVVIGH; encoded by the exons ATGGCAAGCACATCTGGCGAAGGTTTTAACTCAAACAGAATCTATAGGCAGTGGCTAGCTGAAACTTTCGATGGGCAGGAAGCAGCAGAAGATGAGCTATCAGATACTCTGGATGGAAATAATGGTGTGATTCAGCCATCTGTTGAACATTTACCTCTTGAACCATTCATTGGCATGGAGTTTGATTCAGCAGAGGATGCTAGAGAATTTTATGAGATGTATGGTAGGCGAATGGGCTTTACCATACGGAATAATCGTACTAGGCGTTCACTTAAAGACAACTCAATAATTGGTCGTGAGTTCGTTTGTTCAAAAGAAGGTTTTCGTGCAGAAAAGAATGCAAacagaaaaaacatatttttcccATTGAGACCTGCCACCAGAGAGGGATGCAACGCAATGTTAAGAATAACTGCCAAGAATGGGGGAAAGTGGGTTATCTATGGTTTTATAAAGGAGCATAATCATGAGCTGAATCCTAAAAAATTACCGCCTCGAAGGTCACATAGAATTGCATTCTCTGAG GTGGTTATTGGGCATTGA
- the LOC131150345 gene encoding protein FAR1-RELATED SEQUENCE 5-like isoform X2, with translation MASTSGEGFNSNRIYRQWLAETFDGQEAAEDELSDTLDGNNGVIQPSVEHLPLEPFIGMEFDSAEDAREFYEMYGRRMGFTIRNNRTRRSLKDNSIIGREFVCSKEGFRAEKNANRKNIFFPLRPATREGCNAMLRITAKNGGKWVIYGFIKEHNHELNPKKLPPRRSHRIAFSEDEKDLKIRELSTELHRERKKSAAYQEQLRTVLQYIEEHTQQLSLKVEVIANNLREFESEEQNSVCSD, from the exons ATGGCAAGCACATCTGGCGAAGGTTTTAACTCAAACAGAATCTATAGGCAGTGGCTAGCTGAAACTTTCGATGGGCAGGAAGCAGCAGAAGATGAGCTATCAGATACTCTGGATGGAAATAATGGTGTGATTCAGCCATCTGTTGAACATTTACCTCTTGAACCATTCATTGGCATGGAGTTTGATTCAGCAGAGGATGCTAGAGAATTTTATGAGATGTATGGTAGGCGAATGGGCTTTACCATACGGAATAATCGTACTAGGCGTTCACTTAAAGACAACTCAATAATTGGTCGTGAGTTCGTTTGTTCAAAAGAAGGTTTTCGTGCAGAAAAGAATGCAAacagaaaaaacatatttttcccATTGAGACCTGCCACCAGAGAGGGATGCAACGCAATGTTAAGAATAACTGCCAAGAATGGGGGAAAGTGGGTTATCTATGGTTTTATAAAGGAGCATAATCATGAGCTGAATCCTAAAAAATTACCGCCTCGAAGGTCACATAGAATTGCATTCTCTGAG GATGAGAAGGATTTGAAAATCCGAGAACTGTCCACAGAGTTGCACCGTGAGAGAAAAAAATCTGCAGCTTACCAAGAGCAACTACGGACGGTTTTACAGTATATTGAGGAACACACACAACAACTGTCTTTGAAGGTTGAAGTCATAGCTAACAACTTAAGAGAATTTGAATCTGAAGAGCAGAATAGTGTGTGCTCTGACTAG